A region of Solanum dulcamara chromosome 7, daSolDulc1.2, whole genome shotgun sequence DNA encodes the following proteins:
- the LOC129894679 gene encoding uncharacterized mitochondrial protein AtMg00810-like has protein sequence MGLAGTKPTATPLETESKLTTMEYDKAVGVKDDKPLEEISRYQRLIGRLLYVTITRPDISFAVQTLNWAACPNTRRSITNYAIKFGESLISWKSKKQQIVSKSSAEAKYRSMTAVVAEATWLLGLFRKLGVEIH, from the exons ATGGGCTTGGCAGGCACAAAGCCAACTGCCACACCACTGGAAACTGAAAGCAAACTGACTACTATGGAATATGACAAGGCTGTTGGAGTCAAGGATGATAAACCTCTGGAAGAAATCTCAAGATACCAAAGGCTGATAGGAAGACTGTTGTATGTCACCATCACTAGGCCAGACATCAGCTTTGCAGTCCAAACACTAA ATTGGGCAGCATGTCCTAACACTAGAAGATCCATCACAAACTATGCAATTAAGTTCGGAGAGTCACTAATCTCTTGGAAATCTAAGAAGCAGCAAATAGTATCCAAGAGCTCAGCGGAGGCTAAATATAGGAGCATGACAGCTGTTGTAGCAGAAGCTACTTGGCTACTAGGCTTGTTCAGAAAGCTTGGAGTAGAAATCCATTAG